A single window of Neisseria sp. KEM232 DNA harbors:
- the lon gene encoding endopeptidase La — MAKTQFSEDYRALALLPLRDVVVYPHMVLPLFVGRAKSIAALEKAMENDEPVFLLAQKNPNDEEPQAADLHKMGTIANILQVLKLPDGTVKVLVEGISRARALSVESNGDYFFAQVEAAEEGVSEGRDMETLRRTLLNEFEQFAKLNKKIPAEVLGTISGIEDNGRLTDTVAAHLQLKLELRQEVLNRVDVAERMEFLLGQLDAELDILQVEKRIRGRVKRQMEKSQREYYLNEQVKAIHKELGEEDERAELDKIETQIREAGMSKEAEEKALSELKKLRMMPPMSAESTVVRNYIDTLLELPWKKKTRVIKDIAKADLVLDADHYGLEKVKERILEYLAVQKRSDKLKGPILCLVGPPGVGKTSLGQSIAKATGRKYVRMALGGVRDESEIRGHRRTYIGSMPGKIIQGMIKAGVKNPLFLLDEIDKLGNDFRGDPSSALLEVLDPEQNSAFADHFVEVDYDLSDVLFIATSNSMNIPSALLDRMEIIRLSGYTEDEKVSIAMQYLVPKQMERNGVREGEMDIREEAVRDIVRYYTREAGVRSLDREIAKICRKGVMAAQLAEDAGKGAGKPEAIVVDSQNLSSYLGVRRFDFGVAESENRIGQVTGLAWTEVGGELLTIEAVALKGKGNIVRTGKLGDVMQESITAAWSVVRSRAEALGLAPDFYEKSDIHVHVPEGATPKDGPSAGIGMTLAMVSAFTNIPVRADVAMTGEITLRGEVLPIGGLKEKLLAALRGGIKHVLIPQGNVKDLEEIPANVKEGLEIHPVKWIDEVLELGLEYRPEPFKAEAAADAATNASEAKSSVKARKH; from the coding sequence ATGGCTAAAACACAATTCTCAGAAGATTACCGCGCCTTGGCCCTGCTGCCGCTGCGCGATGTGGTGGTGTATCCGCATATGGTGCTGCCGCTGTTTGTCGGCCGTGCGAAATCGATTGCGGCTTTGGAAAAAGCAATGGAAAACGACGAGCCGGTTTTCCTTTTGGCGCAGAAAAACCCCAACGACGAAGAGCCGCAGGCCGCCGATCTGCACAAGATGGGCACGATTGCCAACATCCTGCAAGTATTGAAACTGCCGGACGGCACGGTGAAAGTACTGGTGGAAGGCATCAGCCGCGCCCGTGCACTGTCGGTGGAAAGTAACGGCGACTATTTCTTCGCCCAAGTGGAAGCTGCCGAAGAAGGCGTTTCCGAAGGCCGCGATATGGAAACCCTGCGCCGCACGCTGCTGAACGAGTTCGAGCAGTTTGCCAAGCTGAACAAGAAAATCCCCGCCGAAGTGCTGGGCACAATTTCGGGTATCGAAGACAACGGCCGTCTGACCGACACCGTGGCCGCGCATCTGCAACTGAAACTGGAATTGCGCCAGGAGGTGCTCAACCGCGTGGATGTGGCCGAAAGGATGGAATTCCTGCTCGGACAACTCGATGCCGAGCTGGACATTCTGCAAGTGGAAAAACGCATTCGCGGGCGCGTCAAACGCCAAATGGAGAAATCGCAGCGCGAGTATTACCTGAACGAGCAGGTCAAAGCCATCCATAAGGAATTGGGCGAGGAAGACGAGCGTGCTGAACTCGACAAAATCGAAACGCAGATACGCGAAGCGGGCATGAGCAAGGAAGCGGAAGAAAAAGCGCTTTCGGAGTTGAAAAAGTTGCGGATGATGCCGCCGATGTCGGCCGAGTCCACCGTGGTGCGCAACTATATAGATACACTGCTCGAATTGCCGTGGAAGAAAAAAACGCGCGTTATCAAAGATATTGCCAAAGCCGATTTGGTGTTGGATGCCGACCACTACGGTTTGGAAAAAGTGAAAGAGCGCATCTTGGAATACTTGGCCGTGCAAAAACGCAGCGACAAGCTCAAAGGGCCGATTTTGTGCCTCGTCGGCCCTCCGGGCGTGGGCAAAACCTCGCTCGGCCAGTCCATCGCCAAAGCCACCGGCCGCAAATACGTGCGCATGGCCTTGGGCGGCGTGCGTGACGAGAGCGAAATCCGCGGCCACCGCCGCACTTACATCGGCTCGATGCCTGGCAAAATCATCCAAGGCATGATTAAGGCCGGTGTGAAAAACCCGTTGTTCCTGCTCGACGAAATCGACAAACTCGGCAACGATTTCCGCGGCGATCCGTCCAGCGCGCTGCTGGAAGTGCTCGACCCCGAACAAAACAGCGCTTTCGCCGACCACTTTGTCGAAGTGGACTACGACTTGAGCGACGTGCTCTTCATCGCCACGTCCAACAGCATGAATATTCCGTCGGCGCTGCTCGACCGCATGGAAATCATCCGCCTGTCGGGCTACACCGAAGACGAAAAAGTCAGCATTGCCATGCAGTATCTCGTACCCAAACAGATGGAACGCAACGGCGTGCGCGAGGGCGAAATGGACATCCGCGAAGAAGCCGTGCGCGACATCGTGCGCTACTACACCCGCGAGGCGGGCGTGCGTTCGCTCGATCGCGAAATCGCCAAAATCTGCCGCAAAGGCGTGATGGCGGCGCAGCTGGCGGAAGATGCGGGCAAGGGTGCAGGCAAGCCCGAAGCCATTGTGGTGGACTCGCAAAACCTGAGCAGTTATCTAGGCGTGCGCCGCTTCGATTTCGGCGTCGCCGAAAGCGAAAACCGCATCGGCCAGGTAACCGGCCTTGCCTGGACGGAAGTCGGCGGCGAACTGCTCACCATCGAAGCCGTCGCCCTCAAAGGCAAAGGCAACATCGTGCGTACCGGCAAACTGGGCGACGTGATGCAGGAATCTATCACCGCCGCATGGAGCGTCGTCCGCTCCCGCGCCGAAGCCCTCGGCCTTGCACCCGACTTTTACGAAAAAAGCGACATCCACGTCCACGTTCCCGAAGGGGCGACGCCGAAAGACGGCCCGAGCGCGGGCATCGGCATGACGCTGGCGATGGTTTCCGCCTTCACCAATATCCCCGTGCGTGCCGACGTAGCCATGACCGGCGAAATCACCCTGCGCGGCGAGGTGCTGCCCATCGGCGGCTTGAAAGAAAAACTGCTGGCCGCTCTGCGCGGCGGTATCAAACATGTGCTGATTCCGCAGGGCAACGTGAAGGATTTGGAGGAAATTCCCGCCAATGTGAAGGAAGGTTTGGAAATCCATCCCGTCAAATGGATAGACGAAGTGCTGGAGCTGGGTTTGGAATACCGTCCCGAGCCTTTTAAAGCGGAAGCGGCGGCAGATGCTGCAACCAATGCTTCCGAGGCAAAGTCAAGCGTAAAAGCGCGCAAACACTGA
- a CDS encoding HU family DNA-binding protein → MNKSELIEAMAQEADISKGAAAKALDGMVNAITEALKKGDTVTLVGFGSFYVGERAERQGRNPKTGEPLTIAAAKTPKFRAGKSLKDAL, encoded by the coding sequence GTGAACAAGTCTGAATTGATCGAAGCAATGGCTCAAGAGGCCGACATTTCCAAGGGCGCCGCCGCCAAAGCTCTGGACGGTATGGTAAATGCCATTACCGAAGCCCTGAAAAAAGGCGACACCGTCACATTGGTCGGTTTCGGTTCTTTCTACGTCGGCGAACGCGCCGAGCGCCAAGGCCGCAATCCCAAAACCGGCGAGCCGCTCACCATCGCCGCTGCCAAAACTCCGAAATTCCGTGCCGGCAAATCCCTGAAAGACGCGCTGTAA
- a CDS encoding glutaredoxin family protein, whose protein sequence is MKLTLMFREYCSLCHAMRDALKPLQEEYGFALEIFDVDDDPLLEKKYNELVPVLLDGETEICHWHLDEAKLRAHLAAKAV, encoded by the coding sequence ATGAAACTGACCCTGATGTTCCGCGAATACTGCAGCCTGTGCCACGCCATGCGCGACGCGCTCAAGCCTTTGCAGGAAGAATACGGCTTCGCCTTGGAAATTTTCGATGTCGACGACGATCCGCTGTTGGAAAAGAAATACAACGAACTTGTGCCCGTGCTGCTCGACGGCGAAACGGAAATCTGCCACTGGCATTTGGACGAAGCGAAGCTGCGCGCGCATCTGGCGGCAAAGGCCGTCTGA
- a CDS encoding M14-type cytosolic carboxypeptidase, producing the protein MLKISTRFHAGSVIVNDLSDPQNIRLALRPDNAAAFAQWFYFRLQGAAYQNCVMHFENAASAAYPEGWQDYQARASYDRQNWFCVPTNYENGVLTINHTPLSNSVYYAYFEPYSGEQHLNLLGDAQGSGLCQIDDLGSTVEGRDINLLTIGNQVESDLKIWITARQHPGETMAEWFVEGLLGRLLDPQDPTARALLDQATFYIVPNMNPDGAALGNLRTNAAGANLNREWADPSAERSPEVFYVREKMLETGVDLFLDIHGDESLPYIFVAGTEGVPTYNARIAGLENRFKAAFAAASPDFQDEEGYPKAAPGEADLSWANNWVGNRFQCLSYTLEMPFKDNDNLPDDDFGWNGQRSLRLGEAVLSAVLNVLPDLR; encoded by the coding sequence ATGCTGAAAATCTCCACCCGCTTCCACGCCGGTTCGGTCATTGTCAACGACCTGTCCGACCCGCAAAACATCCGCCTCGCCCTGCGTCCCGACAACGCCGCCGCCTTCGCCCAATGGTTTTATTTCCGATTGCAGGGCGCGGCCTACCAAAACTGCGTCATGCATTTTGAAAACGCCGCCTCCGCCGCCTATCCCGAAGGCTGGCAGGACTATCAGGCGCGCGCCTCCTACGACAGGCAAAACTGGTTCTGCGTGCCGACAAACTACGAAAACGGCGTGCTCACCATCAACCACACCCCCCTGTCCAACAGCGTCTACTACGCCTATTTCGAACCCTATTCCGGCGAGCAGCACCTCAACCTGCTGGGCGATGCGCAGGGCAGCGGCCTGTGCCAGATTGACGATCTGGGCAGCACCGTCGAAGGGCGCGACATCAACCTGCTCACCATCGGCAACCAGGTCGAAAGCGATTTGAAAATATGGATCACCGCCCGCCAGCACCCCGGTGAAACCATGGCTGAATGGTTTGTCGAAGGGCTGCTCGGCCGCCTGCTCGACCCGCAGGACCCCACCGCCCGCGCCCTGCTCGATCAGGCGACGTTTTACATCGTGCCCAATATGAATCCCGACGGCGCGGCACTGGGCAACCTGCGCACCAACGCCGCCGGCGCCAACCTCAACCGCGAATGGGCCGACCCTTCGGCCGAGCGCAGCCCCGAAGTGTTTTACGTGCGCGAAAAAATGCTGGAAACCGGCGTCGACCTCTTTCTCGACATCCACGGCGACGAAAGCCTGCCCTATATCTTCGTTGCCGGTACGGAAGGCGTGCCGACGTATAACGCGCGCATCGCCGGACTGGAAAACCGTTTCAAAGCCGCCTTCGCCGCCGCCAGCCCCGATTTCCAAGACGAGGAGGGCTATCCGAAAGCCGCGCCGGGCGAGGCTGATTTGAGTTGGGCGAACAACTGGGTCGGCAACCGCTTCCAATGCCTGTCGTACACGCTGGAAATGCCGTTCAAAGACAATGACAACCTGCCCGACGACGATTTCGGCTGGAACGGCCAACGCTCCCTGCGCCTGGGCGAGGCCGTACTCTCGGCGGTGCTGAACGTGCTGCCCGATTTGCGTTAA
- a CDS encoding DMT family transporter — protein sequence MHYLIISICCSVAVSVLLKMARKQKIDIGQAVGVNYIAAVGLTVWFLQPDTANWRQYLPTWWLFAALGVLLPSVFVAMGRAVDAAGIVKSDAAQRLSLFLPVLASFALFGEKLGEGRLIGLVLAFAALACLLWKQEGGKKGASWQGAGLLLAVWAGYGVIDILFKQLAKSGTAFAGNLLVAFALAGVLMFGWLFAQRTKWTGTGIVGGLLLGCLNFGNILSYIRAHQALADSPTLVFAGMNIGVIVCGTLAGALLFKEKISTVNAAGIALAVCAVACLFYWPQFSALLGR from the coding sequence ATGCACTATCTCATCATCAGCATCTGTTGCAGCGTCGCCGTGTCCGTCCTGCTGAAAATGGCGCGCAAACAGAAAATCGACATCGGCCAGGCCGTCGGCGTCAACTACATTGCCGCCGTCGGCCTCACCGTCTGGTTTTTGCAGCCCGACACCGCCAACTGGCGGCAATACCTGCCGACCTGGTGGCTGTTTGCCGCGCTGGGCGTGCTGCTGCCCTCGGTGTTCGTCGCCATGGGGCGGGCGGTGGACGCGGCGGGCATCGTCAAATCCGACGCGGCGCAGCGGCTGTCGCTGTTTCTGCCCGTGCTGGCGTCGTTTGCATTGTTCGGCGAAAAATTGGGCGAAGGGCGGCTGATCGGTTTGGTGCTGGCCTTTGCCGCGCTTGCCTGCCTGCTGTGGAAACAGGAAGGCGGCAAAAAGGGCGCGTCGTGGCAGGGCGCGGGGCTGCTGCTGGCCGTTTGGGCGGGCTACGGCGTGATCGATATTCTGTTCAAACAGCTTGCCAAAAGCGGCACGGCTTTTGCGGGCAACCTGTTGGTGGCCTTCGCGCTGGCAGGCGTGCTGATGTTCGGCTGGCTTTTCGCGCAACGCACCAAATGGACGGGCACGGGCATAGTCGGCGGCCTGCTGCTGGGCTGCCTGAATTTCGGCAACATTCTGTCCTATATCCGCGCCCATCAGGCACTGGCCGACAGCCCGACGCTGGTATTCGCGGGCATGAATATCGGCGTTATCGTCTGCGGCACGCTGGCGGGCGCGCTGCTGTTCAAGGAAAAGATTTCCACCGTCAACGCGGCGGGCATCGCGCTGGCCGTCTGCGCCGTCGCCTGCCTGTTTTACTGGCCGCAGTTCTCGGCGCTGTTGGGCAGATAG
- a CDS encoding ester cyclase, which produces MSQIGNHAFMCRFAELLNTASPKLACDLIAPDAAFDSVITGKSHIGAEGYLEILAALKTGFPDAYWDLQEVVGEGNVFAARFNISGTHSGVFQGIAPTGREVRICATNIYRLKHGKLVREFDQFDNLSLMWQMGVYPPMPGAR; this is translated from the coding sequence ATGAGCCAGATCGGCAACCATGCCTTCATGTGCAGATTCGCGGAGCTGCTGAACACCGCCTCGCCCAAGCTTGCCTGCGATCTGATTGCGCCCGATGCCGCCTTCGATTCCGTTATCACCGGCAAATCGCATATCGGCGCGGAAGGCTATCTGGAAATCCTCGCCGCGTTGAAAACCGGTTTTCCCGACGCGTATTGGGATTTGCAGGAAGTGGTGGGCGAGGGCAACGTGTTTGCCGCCCGCTTCAATATATCCGGCACGCATTCGGGCGTTTTTCAGGGCATAGCCCCCACGGGCAGGGAAGTGCGCATCTGCGCCACCAATATCTACCGCCTCAAACACGGAAAGCTGGTGCGCGAGTTCGACCAGTTCGACAACCTGTCGCTGATGTGGCAGATGGGCGTTTACCCGCCGATGCCCGGCGCGCGTTAG
- the pheA gene encoding prephenate dehydratase has product MNAEQEKQLLPHRNAIDEIDDAVLELLNQRAVHARAIGELKGTGVVYRPEREAQVLRRIKELNRGPLSDEGVARLFREVMSECLAVERPLTVAYLGPEGTFTQQAAVKHFGHAANTVGCASVDECMRQAEADQADYAVVPVENSTEGSVGRTLDLLVSSPLKACGEVVLRIHHQLLRKREGWEGADTVYAHAQALAQCHDWLNKHLPPHIRRVAVSSNAEAARMAAEDGGSLAIAGAAAAERYGLVALARNIEDEPDNTTRFLVLGKQSTFPSGQDKTSLLFSTPNRAGSAAALLAPFSEAGISMSKFESRPSKTGLWEYVFFIDIEGHRDDERVRAVLERFAERNVFVKIIGSYPVAVL; this is encoded by the coding sequence ATGAATGCCGAACAGGAAAAACAGCTTTTGCCGCACCGCAACGCCATCGACGAAATCGACGACGCCGTGCTGGAACTGTTAAACCAACGCGCCGTCCACGCCCGCGCCATCGGCGAACTCAAAGGCACGGGCGTGGTATACCGCCCCGAGCGCGAAGCGCAGGTGCTGCGGCGGATCAAAGAATTGAACCGGGGGCCGCTGTCCGACGAAGGCGTGGCGCGGCTCTTTCGCGAAGTGATGAGCGAATGCCTCGCCGTCGAACGCCCGCTTACCGTCGCCTACCTCGGCCCGGAAGGCACCTTCACCCAGCAGGCCGCCGTCAAACACTTCGGCCACGCCGCCAACACCGTCGGCTGCGCTTCCGTCGACGAATGTATGCGCCAGGCCGAAGCCGACCAGGCTGACTACGCCGTCGTGCCGGTGGAAAACTCCACCGAAGGCTCGGTCGGCCGCACCCTCGATCTGCTCGTTTCCTCGCCGCTCAAAGCCTGCGGCGAAGTCGTTTTGCGCATCCACCACCAGCTGCTGCGCAAACGCGAAGGCTGGGAGGGCGCCGACACCGTCTACGCCCACGCGCAGGCGCTGGCGCAGTGCCACGACTGGCTGAACAAACACCTGCCGCCGCACATCCGCCGCGTCGCCGTGTCGAGCAACGCCGAAGCCGCCCGCATGGCGGCGGAAGACGGCGGCTCGCTGGCCATCGCCGGCGCCGCTGCCGCCGAACGCTACGGCCTCGTCGCCCTCGCCCGCAACATCGAAGACGAACCCGACAACACCACCCGCTTTCTTGTCCTCGGCAAACAGTCCACCTTCCCCAGCGGGCAGGACAAAACCTCGCTGCTCTTTTCCACGCCCAACCGCGCCGGTTCGGCCGCCGCCCTGCTTGCGCCGTTCAGCGAAGCGGGCATTTCCATGAGCAAATTCGAAAGCCGCCCGAGCAAAACCGGCCTGTGGGAATACGTTTTCTTCATCGACATCGAAGGCCACCGCGACGACGAAC